The Coffea arabica cultivar ET-39 chromosome 6e, Coffea Arabica ET-39 HiFi, whole genome shotgun sequence genome contains the following window.
TAGTTTTTTCATGTACTGCAAAACTCATAAGATATTTAAATATGATAGTATCCACTACAGGTGATTacgtttcatcataatcaaatccagGCCTTTGTGAAAATCCTTGGGGTCCAAGTCTTGCCTTATACCtcacaattttatttttcttatttctttttatcacaaatacccatttatattctactggctttacaccttcaggtgtttggactacaagtccaaaacttttcttttaaccaGTGAGTCTAATTCAGATTGGATCACATCTTTTCATTTTGACCGATCATTTCTATACCGACATTCATCAATCGATTTAGATTCATAATTCTCGTTAAtttctataatatcaagtgctacattttATTAGGctccaattaaattttctatgatttcattctcttcagGAGTTGGCTCTTCGGGAGCGACCTCTTCAAGGGGTTGAATTTTATCATGACATTTATTTAATCTCCGGAGTTATTCGAAATCAATTTATACCTTATTTAGGTAGGCCGgccttaaatttatttatagCACTTGTGCATGTCCTTCAGGGACATCAATTTTAACCAAAGTATTTCCTGCAGGAATAGTTGATTTAATGACTCTTCTGGAGTCGATAAATATAACTTTCTacaaatgaagaatttcttgaacttctagtttacattattttgtatgaggatcgagGAAATTCAATTTTTCAGGTGATTTTCTTTCGGTTGATTTTTTCCTCCCCCTAATGTCGGGAATCGTAGCTcatcagaataaataaatcattcaatagATCACTCATCAATACTCATTAATATTTCTAACTCAAaaacttatttcaatttctAACTGCTAATCTTACAAAACAAGAGTTCGTACCTCTTGATATttctgaaaaaaattatttatcataGGTATTAGATGTTGAAATTCATCTTAAGGCAATGGGTCTTGGTAATACTATTGTGGAAAAAAATGAATTCTCAAGTCAAGACCGTGCCAAAGTTATGATTTTCCTTCGTCATCATGTAGATGAAGGATTACAAATAGAGTATCTTACTGTTAAAGATCCTCTTGTCCTTTGGCGAGATTTGAAAGAAAGATTCGACCACCTGAAGTTGGTCGTTCTTCCAAAAGCCCGATATGATTGGCTTCACTTACGCTGCAAGATTTTAAATCTGTCAACGAATATAATTCAGCCATGTTCAGAATAACTTCTCAATTATCATTATGTGGCGAAAAAATCACTGATGAAGATATGTTAGAGaaaatattttctacttttcatgTCTCTAACATGCTCCTGCAGCAGCAATATCGAGAGAagggatttaaaaaatattctgaacTTATCGCATGTCTTCTCTTGACTGAACAAAACAATGAGTTATTGCTGAAAAATCATGAGTCCCGACCAACTGGTGCAAGTCCATTCCCTGAAGCGAATGCGACCCAATTTTAAAATtctggtcgaggccgtggacgtggCCATAGATGTGGCCGTGGAGGAGgccgtggacgtggccgtggccGTGGACGTGATCGTAGTAAATTTGTGCCCCGCGAAAATTTTAACCGTGGCAAACAACAAAATGTTTTCCAAAAGAGGGAAAATAACTACGAtcagaaaaatggagaaaataaagtttatgaagaaaaatgctaCCGATGGGGTATGGAAGGTCATTGGTCCCGTACCTGTCGTACGGCTGAACATCTTGTTGACCTCTATCAAGCatcattgaaaaagaaagacaaaggtGTTGAGATAAATTTCATTGATCAAAAGAATGATTATGATGATGGTGATGATGTTGATATGACACACCTCTATGTAGCTGATTTTTTTGAGCATCCTGAAGATGTCAACAAATATCCCATgattatttaaatatttttatgatgttttatatctttcatgtaatttcctttccattgaatatttattttcgcatctttattaatatttatttttgtttgaaattttcttcctgaagaagaaatagatgtcaaatatttgaaattaaatAATGGTGATGATAATATTTGTCTCATTGATAGTGTTACTACGCAccatattgaaaaataaaaaatatttttcttgtttgaaaATGGGGGATACAAACGTTAATACCATTAGTGGTAgtgcaaaattgattgaaagctCCGGAAGAGCCACTATATTTCTTCCTGAAGGGACTAAAATTATTGTAAATAATGCACTATTCTCTACCAAGTCTCGAAGAAACTTATTGAGTTTTAAAGATATCCGCGAAAATGGATATCATATCGAGACAATGACTGAgacaaatggtgaatttttattacTCACAAGTatcatttctgaaaaaaaatGCGTAGTAGAAAAAttaccttctttttcttctggattatattatgcacaaattagtgcaattgaaattcatcaccTAGTAGACCAGAAGTTTACTCTTCCtaatgattttatggtttggcaTGATCGTCTCGGACATTCCGGATCTATAATGATGAGACGAATAATTGAGAATTCACATGGCCACtcattgaaaaatcaaaaagtaTTAACAGCCAATgaattctcttgtgttgcttgttctcaagagaaattaattattagaccaTCACAAGTCAAAGTTGGGACTGAATCTCCTGCATTTCTAGAATGAATTCATGGTGATATATGTGAGCCTGTAAATCCACCATATGGACCATTTCGATATTTTATGGTGCTAATTGATGTATCAACTAGATGGTCACATGTATGTTTATTATCTACTCGTAATTTGGCGTTTGAGAGATTGCTTGCTCAAATAATTAAATTGCGAGCACAATTCCCAAATTACCCAATAAAGAAAATTCGTCTAAATAATGGTGGTGAATATTCCTCACATGCTTGTGACGATTATTGTATGTCCATTGGAATAACTGTTGAACATCCTGTAACTTATGTTCACACACAAAATGGTCTAGTCGAATCACTTATTAAACACCCACTAttacaaaaatatgaagaaacttATGAAACGATTTCTCCACTATATGAGTAGATTTAtagattgtaacttctatataTAATATAGccataaatcatgaattaatccttTTGGGagtacaaagggacatccacacTTTAAATTGTTTCATAACAACCGAAACATTTTTGTGCCACAAAAGTGTGCATGGACTCATTTAATTCTTTTGTGGATAAGTACCGATGCGTTTAcgtgttaaattttttttagaaaaatggaGATCAATTGAAAAGGCATATAAATGCAAGAGAAGTTAATAACTACAAGTGTCTTCTTTATTGATATAATAGATTAAATATTATTTAGATATGCTAACAAAGTGTCCGTAAACACTTATTAGAAAAACCTAAGAATAAAAGAACTATTTGGATTCATcagtttttttaaaattaattttttatatactataaaattttttaaaaatattttaaaaagtagtctaaattatttttaatattttaaaatatattctaaatatTCTACTAcccttaaatatctcaaaatatactctaaaaactctgctacagtaaacCCAAAAGGATTTCAAAAACACTCtaaaaaaaaatagctaatccaaacggatagAATCGTTAATCCCAGAAGGAGAAGAAATACGTCTTTAAACTATTACAACACAAATGCGTTAACGCAGCTTTGGATCCTATGTCTCGGTGCATTGCATATCTGCTTATAAAAAGAGAAACAAAGGGGAAAAATGACAAACTCGGGGAATAGAAGGAAGTAAAGGACGTCTGCATCTTCCATTCCATATCTAATAAAGGAGAAGGAATATTCATAACAAATTGTAACGTCCAATTAATCCATATCTACGTACCTTTGTCTGGTTATAGTTCTCCTCCATAGTTGTCATGGACAGAGCCATCTCCAGATCAAACATTCCTTCCATTGGATTTGGCACGAGATTTTATAATTAGGATATAGGCTAGCTAGGAATTACTCACCAGTTATCTGGGATTGCGGGTATTTTGTAGTGTCTTGCGATCTTTCTTTTGCTTGGACGTGGATGTACTATACTATAGTACATCATAAAATTAAATCTGAATTTTAAATCTGAATCCAattaaatcataaaaaattaatggaAGTAATCACTAATAACTGTAATCTAACCAGGCACAATATTCTGGCCTAGATCATCTCCCGAGACAGGGACATTAGGCATTTGGGCAAAAGATGGTGTGTATGGCAACATTAGTCGTTTGGGCAAAGATGGTATGTCATTTATGAAGCAGTATCAAATTTTCGGATCATCCACCGCAAATAATAAAAGCCAGCCAGCCAGAGCCAGATGTCTTCTGACATCCAAACAAATATGCACACAGGATATGGTGAATCAGAAGCATAGACGAGAGATTAATGACCTGCTAATAAAACTAACGTTGTTTACGTCTAACCTGCTGTCTACCGATAATCCGGAAAGAGTGACCAGCATGATGGATCTCTTGGAAACAACAAAATTTTATGTACTAGATTTCTGTAACATTTCATATCATTCATAATGTAACGGCTGAATATACAATTTCATGTATTTTAACGTTTCAAAATCTGGACTATTTCAGCTAAGTCATAATTTTTGTGTTCCTAACCATCAAATACTAGGGAAAAACCAACTGATAAGAATGTACATCTACCATCCGTTACATGAAACAACTGATCAGCAAAAGGTTCAACAACCTTGCCAATGAGGGACGAACGCCCCCAGGGCATATGGTGCAGCGGTTGAGGGGTCAACCTTGTGTTGCTGGTTTCCCCATTAACCAGGGTTTGATTCGTACCCTGGTCCCCACTGACCAGGGTTCGTGCCCGCTGCGTCGCACATCCTGACTCGCCCAGAAAAGCTGTATGGGGCTGTCGGCTTCCCTCCGGTTTGGTGTGTCGGCTCGGATCCAAAGGCTTTGGGTCGGGACATGTTCCgggttacccaaaaaaaaaaaatcagggaCGAACTATCCTAGGAGCTCAGATCAGCATGCGTATCTTCATATCTCTGCACCAAGTAAGCTCCACATGTGATGGGTGGGAACCTGAACACAGATACAATAAATCAATGGCACAATGACACCATTACATCTGGCCAAAACATACAAAGGTTTTCCGCTGATCCACCTTGGATGTTATAGGTCAAACTAAATTTACTAACTCAACAGCTTGGCATCTACTATTACCGGTTCCAAGAgtgaaaaaaaaacttgtaattGAGAATTTACGACCAAACCTTTCACGTACGTGAACATTGCAACCAATAGCAGATCTCTTCTGGCCAAAACAACTAAATGAAGATAATAATGACCGACAAAATCCCATATCATGTATCTAAATGCAATACATACTTCGGAGGATTATCCTCTGACTGGCAGGTTGGCAGGCATTTGACAACACAATTGAAACTGGGCAGCACGAAGAAAGCAATCTGCCCACCATGACAGAGAGAAGAAGTTAGCAAGGCCCTGATTGCTGCTTACAGAACTAAATTTCTTACGGAGAAATCAGCTGAGCTTGTAACGTCCACTGTATCTGTAAAGCTATGGCTTGAGAAAGATTTAACTATTTAGAACTACGTTTGAAACTTTCCTTGTGCTAATGTATTTGACGCAGACACTGTTTAAGATGAGGATCTCATTCCAACAAAACATTGCTGTTACAGAACATATGGAGGTTCAGAAAGCCTTACAGAATATCTTTCTTGACCACTAACCAAGACTCGATGTAGTGTTGACCTGAAATGAAAGTTCAGTAAATTAGATATTCAATTATTTTATCTCCAAGAAACCATAAATTCCAGGCCCTCAACTACAAATTTTCAGGTTTCCTGAATTATCAAACTTCATAACCCAACCACTGAAAatggatgactgcttttacgAAGAGTTTGTAACTTCAGACATCAGTGATTGTTTTTCTTACAACGAAACCACCATAAAGATAATTAGGTTCAATGTGTGCTAGAACATGAGAACTCCTTGACTGAAACAGCTGTCTAATTAAAAACTGAATGCTTCTAGAAAAGACTGGTAAAATATGGGAACCCCTTGTCTGTGTTAGACATTCAATTATTGGTGCATGATTTGTGTTAAAACACAGATAAGCAAAATGAGAACTAACAGTTGCAATAGCTCAAGATCCATTCTCATTTTTTTAGGAGGGGGAAAAAAGGATTACTGTGCTTAGTAAAAACTCATAATTACCTAAAAGAACAATTGCTCCAGCGCTCCAGTAAATCTCCGAGATTCACAATAAATGCTCTGCATTTTGTGCATCAACTATTTATTTGCAGCCATCATAGAATGCAGCATGATACTTATCGTTGGGACTAATCTAATCTATAACAGTTATGCTGCAACAATAATTTAACAAGAAGTCTAAAAATAAGAATGGCAGAATGTCAAGAGCATAGCCATAAGAAAGTTCTTTAGGTTAATAAGCGATACTAATTCATGAGCTGACTCCACAAAAGACTTTTTGATCTATGGAGTGACTGCATAATatccttttttaattttttttttaatatatgtaTGATGAAATGTCCAGACACACCAAACAAGGAATCAGGAACAGAAAATTCGTTTCTACTTAAGAGAAACTGATCGTTGAGAGAAAAAGGCCTTACCCTTTTACTGGTGACACGTATTCCCAAATCTGAGGCTCAACATGCTTGCCCTTGCATATCTGCAATGGAACAGCAGGTTCATGGTCCCACTCAAGAATAATTATGGGATCATTCCTAAGCAATCTAATTCCAACGTTTGTGTATACCTGAAGACCAATGACATCATCTGTGGCTAACAAGGTAAGCAAGCCAAAGTCACTGTGGGCACCTGCACCATATATTCCTCTCTCTGGTTCAGAGATTTTACCTGAAATTAATCAAGCTCATGTCAGCTTATAAATACAGCCTTCTTTTAGGAAACTGTCCACAACCTGACCTTCATAATGTAGCAGCCGCAAAATTGCAATAGGATCGCCTAGCATTTCTGATTGATCAAAAAAGTTTCCATCCAGGTCAAGTGCTAGGGCTATAATTCTAGCAACTGCCCTTGCAACCTCACTGAACGCAAGAATAAAGATAGAGAGGATGTCAGTATCAAACAAGCTGTAAAAGCAGTCTGCAAGATGTAGAGCTAAATATAGGAAGATTTGGAAATAACTGCTGAAAGTACATCACAAGATAATAATCAAGAACCTTTCAAATTTGGCAATAGAAAAGATGCAGAACCAGACAATGACTTCAGTTTCATTTCAACATCATTGACTAGTATTGTACCTTGGAACAAGATAAgcctttccaaaatgaaaagcaCCAATATTTCAATGGTCAAATGATGAACAAAATGATAGGTTCTTGCTTGAGAAATGTGGTGATCATTGTTTAATTACCTGATCATTAAATACAGGATTCCATTCTTCAAACTAGGAAGAATTAACAGTGAATGTGTTGATTCAAGCAAGTGCTTAATGAGATCATAGGGAAGACAAAAAATTGTGTCTAAGTCTAATCAATTAATGTATTAGAAAAGAGAGCAAATACAAAAGCTATGTATTTGGACTTACTCAACACAATTTGATGACACATATTCATCAATAATGACTGTTCCACTAAAAGAAATAATGATTTAGCTGATTTTGTAAACAAAGAACCACATGGGAGCAGAGATATAACATCTTATGCATCAGTGACATCGAAATAAGTAATTTAACCGGATGGCCAGCAATTTGCAATCTAAATGGCCCAACAACCAATTTCATCAGAACTTAACACATCAAATGCTGTTAGGCTGATGGAAATGCAAATTGGTTAAGAAAAAATATACCCTTGCATGCAAAGATGATTAATCAATATGATTAACTAAACTGATCTGCTGCTTACTCATACAACAGCAAAGATGATTCAGGTCAGTACTTGACATTAAGTTACTTCTGCAGCACCGATGAGTGCAACCACATGCAAGAGAAATAGATAGTTTTTCTGATACATGATAGGCATCTCAATACTTACAGTGCTTCACGGTGGTATCTCTCCATAGTTTCTCTCCATCCAGGCAAAATATctttacagaaaaaaaaaattccacttGTAACCAAAAGATTTGCAACATTTATGAAGCAAGATTGATGTTCACCATGTAACAATAATTGCGTAGCAAAGTTACCTGCCGTAGGCCACAAGTTTGGTCCATGAAATGGTTTTTCGGCTTGCGGATCATCTTCTGGTACTTCCACACCAATGTAATATCCTTCTTTATAATCTCCTACAAGAACATCAGGGCGCAGAAATGCTTAGCTCTAATAAAAACACGAACTTAGTTCTGCTGCTCATTCTGGTAAGTGGCATGTACAAACATCACATAAGAGAACAGAGGACGCAGAAAGAAAAGGAGCATATAAACAACATAAAAGAGGCCTGATAATTGACATTTGATACCAATGCAAAAATAGCCACAACCAGGAGTTGATATAGTCAACATGTAGGGCCGGAAGgtgttgaaaatgaaaatattcTAGAGCGACAAGAGAATGAACTCCAACTATTCACTTGTATAATGCACTGGCTACACCTGTCATTGTATTCTGGTATATAAAAATTAGGATAAACGCAGTATGTATGAGAAAACAAACCATGTATCTGGTTGACAGGATCCAGATGCTCATCTAGAAGAGGAGTGTAACCACGGTTTTTTTCATTCCTGAGAAGCTTCATCTTTTCATCAAGAAGTAGACTAAAGAACCTTTTGCTTTGAGAAAAGACCTCATCCATAAATTCTGGTCTGATACCATGATTGACTACATAAAAAAATCCAGAGTCCAAGCAAGCCTAAATAAACGATAACATCATTAGGAGTAAGCAAATCAACTCCCAGAACGATGCCAATCATTGGTAAGCCCTGATATGGAGAATGGAAACAGCTTTAGATAAAGGCGTGTATTATTGTAAGAGTATTTGTGCAGGCACGAACAGGTTATCCATGTGTAGCTGCAATAACAAATTAATGCAGCACTAATCGATAAAAGTGATCATAGAATTGAGATGCAGAGTTACGTTACGTTACTTGCTGTATCTATTGCATCGTTGCATGGAAATACTTCTATATACTAACTTAACAAGTGAACAATTCATTACTTGCTAAGAAGTATTAGTCCTACTCTCTACTCATATATTCACTCCTTTAGTTCTTCAATCTTCAAACTAAATTACTCATCATCGGAAAAAACTGTAAATTTACCCCACAGATAGACCAAAGAATGCACAAAAATAAACTTAAATCGAACGATAGCaggtgttggggggggggggggaataaaaaggaaaaggaggagTGGAGTGCCTGCCTGTCTGAGGAGAGAAACAGATTTTTGTATGTCGGAATCAGAGAGGTCTATACAATTCAGTGCCGCCATATTTGCAGATGCTGCCGGAAGCTTTCGTTCGTCGAAATTCATGGTTaatattcttcttttggttTTCCTCGATTAAGTTAGGGAATGTCAGCAAGCTGCAGGGTTGACAAAGGAGAAGGGAGAAGCTTTTGAAGAAGAAGTCTTCTTGGGAAGTTGAATAAAAAAAGCCAGAGTGGGTCATTTTGTTAGTCTTGATTTGAGTTTTTACCTGCACAAAATCGGGCTTCATTGGAAACCGATTCCAGTATTCTTAAAACCCATTTTCGATTGGGTTGTGAGTTGGGCTTACTTCTCATGTCTCTAGGAACATCTTCATACTTTTACGGCAACATAGGATCAAACTATTctggaaaaaatataaaaatatatttgcatTCTTCACGGACGTCGATTAGCGTAGGATTAAAGCATCTTCATTGTCTACAGTAGCACAGGTTTATACTAGTTTGCCACATTATTTAACTCTAAATTTCATGGTTTTTCCAACTCTATGGTCTAAATGGCAAATATTAAGAACACCGaaaaaagtgaaataaaaaaaaaaaaaactgacagCTAAGATAAATAATTGGTATCACCTACCTCTTGACTTTGAGGTTAGAAATTGGAATTTTGCAGCTAAGATAACACCGAAACAGGTATCTTATCCGGATAATATGAAGATTATGATGCCATTAATTTGAGAGTTATAAACGTTAATAAACCATTAATAGTTTTGTTATATAAATAATCTTTCAATCTAATTTTACTAACCACTAATATTTTCAACCTAACTTATCCCTAACTTTTAAACGCTTATCCTTAACTTTTAGGTAATTCCATTGTTAGATTGTAGACTTTCATCCCAATGTTTAAAAATCTGAAACGAGTTCGATCGTTGAATTGTCTGGTCCGACTACAAACAAACGTGTCTTGTCTCTGGTCCTAACATCCCAGTTTCCATTCCAATCGACCACGTAACTCGTCAAGTTAAATCCATTCTAGTCCGAGCCAACGAACAAAAAGAAGGCATCGTTTTTTTCACGTGAAAAGATTGCAACAACATTCTGCTCTTCGGATCGTCGTATATGATACTTTGTTTGACGACATGTGATGGAAATGAATATGTGGAGCTGATTCATCATCATTTACGCTACATTTTTGTGCCACAAAAGTGA
Protein-coding sequences here:
- the LOC113696185 gene encoding azadirone synthase LFS-like isoform X8, with product MNFDERKLPAASANMAALNCIDLSDSDIQKSVSLLRQACLDSGFFYVVNHGIRPEFMDEVFSQSKRFFSLLLDEKMKLLRNEKNRGYTPLLDEHLDPVNQIHGDYKEGYYIGVEVPEDDPQAEKPFHGPNLWPTADILPGWRETMERYHREALEVARAVARIIALALDLDGNFFDQSEMLGDPIAILRLLHYEGKISEPERGIYGAGAHSDFGLLTLLATDDVIGLQICKGKHVEPQIWEYVSPVKGFPPITCGAYLVQRYEDTHADLSS
- the LOC113696185 gene encoding kihadalactone A synthase LFS-like isoform X7; the protein is MDEVFSQSKRFFSLLLDEKMKLLRNEKNRGYTPLLDEHLDPVNQIHGDYKEGYYIGVEVPEDDPQAEKPFHGPNLWPTADILPGWRETMERYHREALEVARAVARIIALALDLDGNFFDQSEMLGDPIAILRLLHYEGKISEPERGIYGAGAHSDFGLLTLLATDDVIGLQICKGKHVEPQIWEYVSPVKGAFIVNLGDLLERWSNCSFRSTLHRVLVSGQERYSIAFFVLPSFNCVVKCLPTCQSEDNPPKFPPITCGAYLVQRYEDTHADLSS
- the LOC113696185 gene encoding azadirone synthase LFS-like isoform X4, which produces MNFDERKLPAASANMAALNCIDLSDSDIQKSVSLLRQACLDSGFFYVVNHGIRPEFMDEVFSQSKRFFSLLLDEKMKLLRNEKNRGYTPLLDEHLDPVNQIHGDYKEGYYIGVEVPEDDPQAEKPFHGPNLWPTADILPGWRETMERYHREALEVARAVARIIALALDLDGNFFDQSEMLGDPIAILRLLHYEGKISEPERGIYGAGAHSDFGLLTLLATDDVIGLQICKGKHVEPQIWEYVSPVKGSTLHRVLVSGQERYSIAFFVLPSFNCVVKCLPTCQSEDNPPKFPPITCGAYLVQRYEDTHADLSS
- the LOC113696185 gene encoding kihadalactone A synthase LFS-like isoform X1, which codes for MNFDERKLPAASANMAALNCIDLSDSDIQKSVSLLRQACLDSGFFYVVNHGIRPEFMDEVFSQSKRFFSLLLDEKMKLLRNEKNRGYTPLLDEHLDPVNQIHGDYKEGYYIGVEVPEDDPQAEKPFHGPNLWPTADILPGWRETMERYHREALEVARAVARIIALALDLDGNFFDQSEMLGDPIAILRLLHYEGKISEPERGIYGAGAHSDFGLLTLLATDDVIGLQICKGKHVEPQIWEYVSPVKGAFIVNLGDLLERWSNCSFRSTLHRVLVSGQERYSIAFFVLPSFNCVVKCLPTCQSEDNPPKFPPITCGAYLVQRYEDTHADLSS
- the LOC113696185 gene encoding azadirone synthase LFS-like isoform X6 is translated as MNFDERKLPAASANMAALNCIDLSDSDIQKSVSLLRQACLDSGFFYVVNHGIRPEFMDEVFSQSKRFFSLLLDEKMKLLRNEKNRGYTPLLDEHLDPVNQIHGDYKEGYYIGVEVPEDDPQAEKPFHGPNLWPTADILPGWRETMERYHREALEVARAVARIIALALDLDGNFFDQSEMLGDPIAILRLLHYEGKISEPERGIYGAGAHSDFGLLTLLATDDVIGLQICKGKHVEPQIWEYVSPVKGLLSSCCPVSIVLSNACQPASQRIILRSSHPSHVELTWCRDMKIRMLI
- the LOC113696185 gene encoding azadirone synthase LFS-like isoform X3, with amino-acid sequence MNFDERKLPAASANMAALNCIDLSDSDIQKSVSLLRQACLDSGFFYVVNHGIRPEFMDEVFSQSKRFFSLLLDEKMKLLRNEKNRGYTPLLDEHLDPVNQIHGDYKEGYYIGVEVPEDDPQAEKPFHGPNLWPTADILPGWRETMERYHREALEVARAVARIIALALDLDGNFFDQSEMLGDPIAILRLLHYEGKISEPERGIYGAGAHSDFGLLTLLATDDVIGLQICKGKHVEPQIWEYVSPVKGAFIVNLGDLLERWSNCSFRLLSSCCPVSIVLSNACQPASQRIILRSSHPSHVELTWCRDMKIRMLI
- the LOC113696185 gene encoding azadirone synthase LFS-like isoform X2; this translates as MNFDERKLPAASANMAALNCIDLSDSDIQKSVSLLRQACLDSGFFYVVNHGIRPEFMDEVFSQSKRFFSLLLDEKMKLLRNEKNRGYTPLLDEHLDPVNQIHGDYKEGYYIGVEVPEDDPQAEKPFHGPNLWPTADILPGWRETMERYHREALEVARAVARIIALALDLDGNFFDQSEMLGDPIAILRLLHYEGKISEPERGIYGAGAHSDFGLLTLLATDDVIGLQICKGKHVEPQIWEYVSPVKGAFIVNLGDLLERWSNCSFRSTLHRVLVSGQERYSIAFFVLPSFNCVVKCLPTCQSEDNPPKDMKIRMLI
- the LOC113696185 gene encoding azadirone synthase LFS-like isoform X5 encodes the protein MNFDERKLPAASANMAALNCIDLSDSDIQKSVSLLRQACLDSGFFYVVNHGIRPEFMDEVFSQSKRFFSLLLDEKMKLLRNEKNRGYTPLLDEHLDPVNQIHGDYKEGYYIGVEVPEDDPQAEKPFHGPNLWPTADILPGWRETMERYHREALEVARAVARIIALALDLDGNFFDQSEMLGDPIAILRLLHYEGKISEPERGIYGAGAHSDFGLLTLLATDDVIGLQICKGKHVEPQIWEYVSPVKGAFIVNLGDLLERWSNCSFRLLSSCCPVSIVLSNACQPASQRIILRKI